In one window of Temnothorax longispinosus isolate EJ_2023e chromosome 9, Tlon_JGU_v1, whole genome shotgun sequence DNA:
- the LOC139819754 gene encoding bifunctional 3'-phosphoadenosine 5'-phosphosulfate synthase-like isoform X1, with the protein MGIFARPVLEISDSPKEMQRTATNVLAQAHHVSRMKRGQAIGSVRGFRGCTLWMTGLSGAGKTSISFQLEEYLVSQGIPAYSLDGDNMRTGLNRNLGFSKEDREENVRRVAEVARLFADAGIVALCSFVSPFAEDRKIAREIHENANLPFYEIFVDASLQVCEARDVKGLYKKARQGIIKGFTGIDQNYDVPTEPDLIVNTENATVQQSTDVVINFLQRKKIIPKICELEQPFLELFVKEDRLDDVRKEMKTLPTLEIGKIDVQWLQVLAEGWAAPLKGFMRENEYLQVQHFNCLLYENGVPINQSIPIVLAVSTADKERCFDAAALVLRYQDKDLAVLRNPEFYLHRKEERCCRQFGTNNPGHPYVKLIRDSGDWLVGGDLEVLERIKWNDGLDHYRLTPNEIRIKCREIGADAVFAFQLRNPIHNGHALLMQDTRKRLEGYGYEKPVLLLHPLGGWTKDDDVPLSVRIQQHEAVLEEGVLHEDTILAIFPSPMCYAGPTEVQWHAKARMIAGANFYIVGRDPAGVPHPDKSATTDGNLYDATHGARVLSLAPGLQDLEIIPFRVAAYDMKAKKMSFFEAERQQDFIFISGTKMRNLAKNGEDPPEGFMAPKAWKIVMKYYQTAPT; encoded by the exons atgGGAATTTTTGCACGACCGGTTCTGGAGATTTCGGATTCCCCGAAAGAG ATGCAGAGAACAGCGACCAATGTGTTGGCTCAAGCGCATCATGTATCCAGAATGAAACGGGGACAAGCGATCGGCTCCGTTCGAGGATTTCGCGGATGTACATTGTGGATGACGGGGCTTTCTGGTGCCGGGAAGACCTCCATCTCCTTTCAGCTTGAGGAATATCTCGTCTCTCAG GGAATTCCCGCGTACAGCTTGGACGGTGACAACATGCGCACTGGTCTGAACCGTAATCTCGGCTTCAGCAAAGAAGATCGCGAGGAGAATGTACGTCGTGTTGCCGAGGTTGCGAGACTCTTCGCGGATGCTGGCATTGTTGCCCTCTGCAGCTTCGTGTCGCCGTTCGCGGAGGACCGGAAAATAGCACGGgaaattcacgaaaacgcCAATCTGCCCTTCTACGAGATATTCGTCGACGCGTCCCTCCAGGTCTGCGAGGCCCGCGACGTCAAAGGGCTCTATAAGAAAGCACGTCAGGGTATTATTAAGGGTTTCACCGGTatcgatcaaaattatgatgTACCTACCGAGCCCGATCTCATCGTCAACACGGAGAACGCGACTGTTCAACAATCCACCGATGTCGTCATTAACTTTCTTCagcgcaaaaaaattatacccAAGATATGCGAACTTGAGCAACCTTTTCTGGAATTATTCGTGAAGGAGGATAGATTGGACGATGTCCGGAAAGAAATGAAAACTCTTCCAACTTTGGAAATTGGCAAGATAGATGTGCAATGGTTGCAAGTTCTCGCTGAAGGATGGGCGGCGCCGTTGAAAGGATTTATGAGGGAGAACGAGTATCTTCAA gtgCAGCATTTCAATTGCCTATTGTATGAAAACGGTGTCCCAATCAACCAATCAATTCCCATTGTTCTTGCCGTGAGCACCGCTGATAAAGAGCGCTGTTTCGACGCGGCTGCGCTCGTCCTCAGATATCAGGACAAAGATCTCGCCGTTTTACGCAATCCCGAATTTTATCTCCATCGCAAGGAAGAACGTTGCTGCCGTCAGTTCGGCACAAATAATCCCGGGCATCCTTACGTCAAATTAATCCGAGACTCTGGTGACTGGTTGGTCGGCGGGGATTTGGAAGTGCTCGAAAGGATTAAGTGGAACGATGGGCTGGACCATTACAGACTGACGCCTAATGAGATCAGGATCAAGTGTCGGGAGATTGGCGCCGACGCGGTGTTTGCTTTCCAACTACGAAATCCAATACACAACGGACACGCGTTGCTAATGCAG GATACCAGGAAACGTCTCGAAGGGTATGGCTACGAGAAACcagttcttcttcttcatcccTTAGGTGGGTGGACTAAAGATGACGACGTTCCCCTATCGGTCAGAATACAGCAGCACGAGGCTGTCCTCGAGGAGGGTGTCTTGCACGAGGATACTATACTCGCTATCTTCCCTAGCCCTATGTGCTACGCCGGCCCCACAGAA GTACAATGGCATGCCAAAGCTCGTATGATCGCAGGAGCAAATTTCTATATTGTCGGACGAGATCCTGCCGGCGTCCCTCATCCTGATAAATCCGCCACGACAGACGGCAATCTCTACGATGCTACTCACGGCGCGCGCGTCCTTTCACTGGCGCCAGGTTTGCAGGATCTCGAAATTATTCCTTTTAGAGTAGCTGCTTACGACATGAAAGCGAAGAAAATGTCTTTCTTCGAAGCCGAACGACaacaagattttattttcatttccgGTACCAAAATGCGCA ATTTGGCAAAAAATGGCGAAGATCCTCCCGAAGGTTTCATGGCACCGAAAGCGTGGAAAATTGTTATGAAATATTACCAAACTGCACCCACGTAA
- the LOC139819754 gene encoding bifunctional 3'-phosphoadenosine 5'-phosphosulfate synthase-like isoform X2, translated as MNPLMQRTATNVLAQAHHVSRMKRGQAIGSVRGFRGCTLWMTGLSGAGKTSISFQLEEYLVSQGIPAYSLDGDNMRTGLNRNLGFSKEDREENVRRVAEVARLFADAGIVALCSFVSPFAEDRKIAREIHENANLPFYEIFVDASLQVCEARDVKGLYKKARQGIIKGFTGIDQNYDVPTEPDLIVNTENATVQQSTDVVINFLQRKKIIPKICELEQPFLELFVKEDRLDDVRKEMKTLPTLEIGKIDVQWLQVLAEGWAAPLKGFMRENEYLQVQHFNCLLYENGVPINQSIPIVLAVSTADKERCFDAAALVLRYQDKDLAVLRNPEFYLHRKEERCCRQFGTNNPGHPYVKLIRDSGDWLVGGDLEVLERIKWNDGLDHYRLTPNEIRIKCREIGADAVFAFQLRNPIHNGHALLMQDTRKRLEGYGYEKPVLLLHPLGGWTKDDDVPLSVRIQQHEAVLEEGVLHEDTILAIFPSPMCYAGPTEVQWHAKARMIAGANFYIVGRDPAGVPHPDKSATTDGNLYDATHGARVLSLAPGLQDLEIIPFRVAAYDMKAKKMSFFEAERQQDFIFISGTKMRNLAKNGEDPPEGFMAPKAWKIVMKYYQTAPT; from the exons ATGAACCCTCTT ATGCAGAGAACAGCGACCAATGTGTTGGCTCAAGCGCATCATGTATCCAGAATGAAACGGGGACAAGCGATCGGCTCCGTTCGAGGATTTCGCGGATGTACATTGTGGATGACGGGGCTTTCTGGTGCCGGGAAGACCTCCATCTCCTTTCAGCTTGAGGAATATCTCGTCTCTCAG GGAATTCCCGCGTACAGCTTGGACGGTGACAACATGCGCACTGGTCTGAACCGTAATCTCGGCTTCAGCAAAGAAGATCGCGAGGAGAATGTACGTCGTGTTGCCGAGGTTGCGAGACTCTTCGCGGATGCTGGCATTGTTGCCCTCTGCAGCTTCGTGTCGCCGTTCGCGGAGGACCGGAAAATAGCACGGgaaattcacgaaaacgcCAATCTGCCCTTCTACGAGATATTCGTCGACGCGTCCCTCCAGGTCTGCGAGGCCCGCGACGTCAAAGGGCTCTATAAGAAAGCACGTCAGGGTATTATTAAGGGTTTCACCGGTatcgatcaaaattatgatgTACCTACCGAGCCCGATCTCATCGTCAACACGGAGAACGCGACTGTTCAACAATCCACCGATGTCGTCATTAACTTTCTTCagcgcaaaaaaattatacccAAGATATGCGAACTTGAGCAACCTTTTCTGGAATTATTCGTGAAGGAGGATAGATTGGACGATGTCCGGAAAGAAATGAAAACTCTTCCAACTTTGGAAATTGGCAAGATAGATGTGCAATGGTTGCAAGTTCTCGCTGAAGGATGGGCGGCGCCGTTGAAAGGATTTATGAGGGAGAACGAGTATCTTCAA gtgCAGCATTTCAATTGCCTATTGTATGAAAACGGTGTCCCAATCAACCAATCAATTCCCATTGTTCTTGCCGTGAGCACCGCTGATAAAGAGCGCTGTTTCGACGCGGCTGCGCTCGTCCTCAGATATCAGGACAAAGATCTCGCCGTTTTACGCAATCCCGAATTTTATCTCCATCGCAAGGAAGAACGTTGCTGCCGTCAGTTCGGCACAAATAATCCCGGGCATCCTTACGTCAAATTAATCCGAGACTCTGGTGACTGGTTGGTCGGCGGGGATTTGGAAGTGCTCGAAAGGATTAAGTGGAACGATGGGCTGGACCATTACAGACTGACGCCTAATGAGATCAGGATCAAGTGTCGGGAGATTGGCGCCGACGCGGTGTTTGCTTTCCAACTACGAAATCCAATACACAACGGACACGCGTTGCTAATGCAG GATACCAGGAAACGTCTCGAAGGGTATGGCTACGAGAAACcagttcttcttcttcatcccTTAGGTGGGTGGACTAAAGATGACGACGTTCCCCTATCGGTCAGAATACAGCAGCACGAGGCTGTCCTCGAGGAGGGTGTCTTGCACGAGGATACTATACTCGCTATCTTCCCTAGCCCTATGTGCTACGCCGGCCCCACAGAA GTACAATGGCATGCCAAAGCTCGTATGATCGCAGGAGCAAATTTCTATATTGTCGGACGAGATCCTGCCGGCGTCCCTCATCCTGATAAATCCGCCACGACAGACGGCAATCTCTACGATGCTACTCACGGCGCGCGCGTCCTTTCACTGGCGCCAGGTTTGCAGGATCTCGAAATTATTCCTTTTAGAGTAGCTGCTTACGACATGAAAGCGAAGAAAATGTCTTTCTTCGAAGCCGAACGACaacaagattttattttcatttccgGTACCAAAATGCGCA ATTTGGCAAAAAATGGCGAAGATCCTCCCGAAGGTTTCATGGCACCGAAAGCGTGGAAAATTGTTATGAAATATTACCAAACTGCACCCACGTAA
- the LOC139819749 gene encoding protein qui-1 gives MNLEVELIAGVIKGGPPPAHLPAPRLIKIFIAGERDDFPEERKQLLEVVGPELQSIYDDMGIEVLLVDMQYGSGDDPDVDPHLAEYFLEEISASHRHSRGCFLLLLTGTNYTVGWVPTELKEATYRTLLAHCALLKDHYEHNGHSYVLNANSVQTAQREWQIDQELNLRQLLRTAAERAIAEQPENQDLKYVLKSTAERQLDYGLNLDQQGLGIMAVIREWTNDDASRCTAAEGLKSRIQATLPHENVLSFYVEHRNGGIDADYDAHDEYLGKFRDLILDRVQQLVNASVEADPEIKSRKKMVQEVYAESMAHFALLRELPLADEADEAVERVKQLILAGKEQKHGPILIYGPKSSGKSSILARVYRDSPDWLSTPTLRVVRLCTSTPRSAYSLELLRILCQHVGFLCGDNDGNLPRDASFDPLYLNNWFSLIIRRLEEHPLPDQLIILLDDLHRFHPLECDIVAALSWLPFTLPPGVHFVVTSAFPPEKMRLTPIQKEHLRSPDILVDLSGRVCATSGVDVVFERLEELVGLDAANRIASILACTEYGLSETEILELIMPTGGEGPLLLKESQFNFATWCLVRRTLAPWLKVRVMSGRLMFSWRGQCREVALRKYLSNQDVSRGYHAELAGLFFSEDADDNSDKSPENPASSPPIKETPFQTQTPQTQDITYTLRHVEEAWLHLLRASDVDKLKKLAVCAFDFLLASAQTISVSYLRCVLEHARRYLLERDLELVYYAVRKSSDVLTRDPLQLAAQLICWLRPVAEDGGDLVSRMVMAAMAWCDGYTAPLLVPLNGWLQPPLPLQIRAITCPQGVKLIEAAPSGQHVVVVPPLGDAQLWHVMSGQLVHTFKGHSSPISCLAVTHQSQYLLTGSEDTSIIVWDMKDLVMKRRICEHIAPILTLTTALNNSVIVSGGEDSRIIATSLLTGEVLMKVDHHRGPVTTIRVDSAGEVLVSGSVDGTVCLWSLESFSLLNSIALPSPVVMLDVSADSVFLLAACEDQKLYLRSLATGTEIHTLRGHQGPVKSLCLAKDCRRAIAGGVEGRVSVFDMHSGKLIRTLPANPSANVTSVKVTEKDDFLITGGGGRVTYWSFRGEEPPPKPQKPGKQDTLQPHTAPISCLDISRDGAMAVTGGVDSLVNLWQLNTHELLSTLEGHIASITCIAFSASGLFVASGSEDKTVRVWGLTLGLVVATFRHQAPVTAVTAMLDGRRVVSSDRAGSIRVWAADSGTLIQSVCGPGRCFAVASDMRYAVCGSGDNQVRIISLGAGPEEKHQVSHSQDITCLVATPDSQYLITGSRDMSLKVWQLAGGKLSQVLVGHTDHVTCVAVAVVDKSVVVSGSRDANLIVWDINTGADLHTLVGHLGYVTCVRLSGDGTLAASGSEDKSLIVWDTKKGTPLSSIMLHVPVLGVEMSTDCSRMAVHLLEHKCMPILCLHNTPAQYVKLPSYVAPRDLRPPGPKRPAKRLLKKEVSLDTYTWQRKYGHLTSGIVVSTIEERLKRRFSVSASMEEISQAGLAGSQPGLGPEQAALAQSQHFDQLEALWNKQSPPPRPRGLVRTLTKQSSLQATRISDSEEEDIPD, from the exons ATGAATCTCGAGGTGGAGTTGATCGCGGGGGTCATCAAAGGCGGCCCGCCCCCCGCTCATCTGCCGGCGCCGAGGCTCATCAAGATATTCATCGCCGGCGAGAGGGACG ACTTCCCGGAGGAGCGCAAACAGCTGCTGGAGGTGGTCGGGCCGGAGTTGCAATCAATTTACGACGATATGGGAATCGAG GTGCTCCTGGTGGACATGCAGTACGGGTCCGGCGACGACCCGGACGTCGATCCGCACCTGGCGGAATACTTCCTGGAGGAGATAAGCGCGTCCCACCGACATTCCAGGGGATGCTTCCTCCTG CTGTTGACGGGAACAAATTATACCGTAGGGTGGGTACCAACGGAATTGAAAGAGGCTACCTACCGAACGCTTCTCGCGCACTGCGCTCTTCTTAAAGATCATTACGAGCACAATGGGCACTCTTATGTTTTGAATGCAAATAG CGTGCAGACCGCTCAGCGGGAATGGCAAATTGATCAAGAGCTGAATCTGCGCCAGCTGCTGAGGACCGCCGCGGAACGCGCGATCGCGGAGCAGCCGGAGAACCAGGATTTGAAATACGTCCTGAAGAGTACGGCGGAACGACAGTTGGACTACGGCCTAA ATCTAGATCAGCAGGGCTTGGGAATAATGGCCGTGATTCGCGAGTGGACGAACGACGATGCATCAAGGTGTACGGCGGCCGAGGGGCTCAAGTCCCGTATCCAGGCTACCTTACCCCATGAAAATGTTCTGAGTTTTTACGTGGAGCACCGTAACGGCGGTATCGATGCCGACTATGACGCTCACGACGAATATCTTGGAAAGTTTCGGGACTTGATATTGGACAGGGTTCAGCAATTGGTGAACGCGTCCGTCGAGGCTGATCCGGAAATTAAAAGTCGCAAGAAAATGGTTCAGGAGGTCTACGCTGAGAGTATGGCGCATTTCGCTCTTCTTCGAGAATTACCGTTGGCCGACGAGGCCGACGAGGCCGTGGAGCGAGTTAAACAACTTATCCTTGCAG GCAAGGAGCAGAAGCACGGGCCGATTCTAATCTATGGACCCAAATCCTCTGGAAAATCCTCTATCCTTGCGCGCGTCTACCGAGATTCGCCCGACTGGCTTTCGACGCCGACGCTTCGTGTCGTCCGACTGTGCACTTCGACACCTCGATCCGCCTATAGCCTGGAGCTCCTCCGCATCCTCTGCCAGCACGTCGGCTTTCTTTGCGGCGATAACGACGGTAATCTACCACGAGATGCCTCCTTCGACCCACTCTACCTCAACAATTGGTTCAGTCTCATTATACGCCGCTTAGAGGAACATCCCCTTCCGGaccaattaattattcttctcGACGATCTTCATCGTTTTCATCCGCTCGAGTGTGATATCGTCGCCGCCCTGTCTTGGCTACCGTTCACTCTTCCTCCTGGTGTTCACTTTGTCGTCACTTCCGCGTTCCCGCCCGAGAAAATGCGCCTCACGCCAATTCAAAAGGAACATCTACGTAGCCCCGACATTCTCGTTGATCTCTCTGGACGTGTGTGCGCGACGTCAGGCGTCGACGTGGTTTTTGAGCGTTTGGAGGAGCTCGTCGGACTCGATGCGGCTAATCGGATTGCCTCGATTCTCGCTTGCACCGAGTACGGCTTGTCGGAGACAGAAATACTCGAATTAATTATGCCTACCGGAGGAGAGGGACCTTTGCTCTTGAAGGAGAGTCAATTTAACTTTGCGACCTGGTGCTTGGTCAGGAGGACGCTTGCACCGTGGCTCAAA gTACGAGTGATGAGCGGTCGATTAATGTTTTCCTGGCGCGGCCAATGTCGCGAAGTCGCACTCAGAAAGTATCTCTCCAATCAGGACGTTTCTCGCGGTTACCACGCGGAGTTGGCCGGACTCTTCTTCTCCGAAGACGCCGACGATAATTCCGACAAATCACCGGAGAATCCAGCTTCTTCGCCTCCCATCAAGGAAACGCCGTTTCAAACACAAACGCCGCAAACGCAGGATATCACGTACACACTTCGACACGTCGAAGAAGCGTGGTTACATCTTTTGCGCGCTTCCGACGTTGACAAGCTGAAGAAACTCGCTGTCTGTGCGTTCGACTTTCTTCTTGCGAGTGCCCAGACGATCTCCGTGAGCTATCTACGATGCGTCCTCGAACATGCCAGACGATATCTCCTCGAGCGCGACTTGGAGCTCGTGTATTATGCCGTGAGAAAATCCAGCGATGTCCTTACCAGAGATCCTCTTCAGCTCGCTGCGCAGCTCATCTGCTGGTTAAGGCCGGTCGCCGAGGACGGCGGTGACCTC GTCAGTAGAATGGTCATGGCCGCTATGGCTTGGTGCGACGGTTACACCGCGCCTTTGCTCGTGCCCTTGAACGGATGGCTACAACCGCCTCTGCCACTGCAGATCCGGGCGATTACATGTCCTCAGGGAGTTAAATTGATCGAAGCGGCACCGTCTGGTCAGCACGTGGTCGTCGTGCCACCGCTGGGGGATGCTCAGCTATGGCACGTGATGTCTGGTCAGCTTGTTCATACATTCAAAg GACACTCCAGTCCAATCTCGTGTTTAGCCGTCACCCATCAATCGCAGTATCTTCTGACCGGCTCCGAGGACACCTCCATTATCGTCTGGGACATGAAGGATCTCGTTATGAAACGCCGAATTTGCGAGCATATCGCACCGATCCTCACTTTAACTACGGCGCTAAACAACTCCGTTATCGTGAGCGGTGGTGAAGATTCCAGAATTATCGCTACGAGCCTGCTCACTGGCGAAGTTCTGATGAAGGTTGACCATCATCGAGGTCCCGTCACCACTATTCGAGTCGATTCCGCTGGAGAAGTCTTGGTTTCTGGTTCAGTCGACGGGACTGTGTGTCTTTGGTCTTTGGAAAGCTTTAGTCTTCTCAACAGTATTGCTCTACCTTCTCCGGTAGTCATGCTGGATGTGTCTGCAGATTCAGTCTTTCTTCTAGCCGCTTGCGAAGATCAGAAGCTCTATCTAAGATCCTTGGCAACAGGCACGGAGATCCACACGCTTAGGGGGCATCAAGGACCAGTTAAGAGTCTCTGTCTGGCGAAAGATTGTAGAAGAGCTATCGCTGGCGGTGTCGAAGGCAGAGTATCCGTATTTGATATGCATAGTGGAAAATTGATCAGGACTCTGCCCGCTAATCCATCGGCAAACGTTACTTCGGTTAAG gTGACTGAGAAAGATGATTTTCTGATAACTGGCGGAGGAGGTCGCGTGACGTACTGGAGCTTTCGCGGTGAAGAACCACCGCCGAAACCGCAGAAACCCGGGAAACAGGATACTCTGCAACCCCATACCGCACCGATATCCTGCTTGGATATCTCCAGGGATGGCGCTATGGCGGTCACCGGTGGTGTCGATTCTTTAGTCAATTTATGGCAGCTCAACACTCACGAATTGTTATCCACTCTGGAAGGGCATATCGCCAGCATTACTTGCATTGCATTTTCCGCGTCAGGACTTTTTGTCGCATCTG GATCCGAGGACAAGACAGTACGCGTGTGGGGTTTAACTCTGGGACTTGTCGTGGCTACATTCAGGCACCAGGCGCCGGTAACTGCTGTTACCGCTATGCTGGATGGTAGAAGAGTGGTCAGTTCAGACCGTGCTGGCTCTATCAGGGTCTGGGCAGCAGACAGTGGTACGCTAATTCAGTCTGTTTGCGGACCTGGACGATGTTTCGCCGTTGCGTCCGACATGAG ATACGCGGTATGCGGATCTGGCGATAACCAGGTGCGCATAATCAGTCTGGGCGCCGGGCCCGAAGAGAAGCATCAGGTGTCACACTCGCAGGACATCACATGTCTGGTAGCAACGCCGGATTCCCAGTACCTGATCACCGGCTCCCGCGATATGAGCCTGAAAGTATGGCAACTGGCCGGCGGTAAACTCTCCCAAGTATTGGTCGGTCACACCGACCATGTTACTTGCGTAGCAGTCGCAGTGGTCGACAAGTCTGTAGTGGTTTCCGGATCCAGGGACGCCAATTTGATCGTCTGGGATATCAACACCGGTGCCGACTTGCATACTCTCGTGGGCCATCTGGGCTACGTGACCTGCGTGCGTCTCTCCGGCGACGGAACTCTGGCTGCTTCCGGAAGCGAGGACAAGAGCCTAATCGTCTGGGATACCAAAAAGGGCACTCCGCTCAGTTCCATCATGCTACACGTACCGGTTTTAGGAGTTGAAATGTCTACCGATTGCTCCAGGATGGCAGTACATTTATTGGAGCACAAGTGTATGCCTATTCTATGCCTGCATAATACTCCCGCGCAATACGTCAAATTGCCGTCATACGTGGCGCCGCGAGACCTGAGACCGCCAGGACCAAAGCGACCCGCCAAGAGATTGTTGAAGAAAGAGGTGTCTTTAGATACTTATACCTGGCAGCGAAAATACGGGCATCTTACATCAG GTATCGTAGTCTCAACTATCGAGGAACGATTGAAACGTCGTTTTAGCGTGAGCGCGTCGATGGAAGAGATCAGTCAAGCAGGTTTAGCCGGTTCTCAACCTGGCCTAGGTCCTGAGCAGGCCGCTTTAGCACAATCTCAACATTTTGATCAATTGGAGGCACTTTGGAACAAACAATCGCCGCCGCCAAGACCACGTGGCCTAGTCCGGACGTTAACGAAACAAAGCTCGCTTCAGGCTACCCGAATATCCGACTCTGAAGAAGAAG ATATACCGGATTAA